The Mycolicibacterium smegmatis genome has a window encoding:
- a CDS encoding NAD(P)H-dependent oxidoreductase translates to MTLTHTPEPGTALWLYAHPLRGSLNDHLFQAGTEALSEQYTVLTSDLHAQRFDPVLGDRDFGGRTGSIVQITADAYRRGEHAADVREEQAKLAAAELLVIQFPLWWYGPPAILKGWFDRVLTNEFAYGDVDSVLGIPRRYGDGQLAGRRALVIVTVGEDARSLGTRGISGDIDSLLFPLTHGTLWYTGVGSFDLHVIYDADSLGSEGLQQETERLRDRLKAIDSEPADRFRRLADGDYHGTRALREDIHPGRTDLGIHLSEALG, encoded by the coding sequence ATGACGCTCACCCATACGCCCGAACCCGGTACCGCGCTGTGGCTCTACGCCCATCCACTGCGCGGGTCTCTCAACGACCATCTGTTCCAGGCCGGAACCGAGGCGCTGTCCGAGCAGTACACCGTGTTGACCTCCGATCTGCACGCCCAGCGGTTCGACCCGGTCCTCGGTGATCGCGACTTCGGGGGCCGAACGGGCAGCATCGTCCAGATCACGGCCGACGCGTACCGGCGCGGTGAGCATGCCGCCGATGTGCGCGAGGAACAGGCCAAGCTCGCGGCCGCCGAACTGCTCGTCATACAGTTCCCGCTGTGGTGGTACGGACCGCCTGCCATCCTCAAGGGATGGTTCGACCGGGTCCTCACGAACGAATTCGCCTACGGCGATGTCGATTCCGTGCTCGGGATACCCCGCCGCTACGGCGACGGCCAACTCGCAGGCCGCCGGGCGCTGGTGATCGTGACAGTGGGTGAGGACGCACGTTCGCTGGGCACACGCGGGATCAGCGGTGACATCGACTCACTGCTGTTCCCCCTCACCCACGGAACCCTGTGGTACACCGGCGTGGGAAGTTTCGACCTGCACGTCATCTACGACGCCGACAGCCTGGGATCCGAAGGCCTGCAACAGGAGACCGAACGCCTGCGCGACCGTCTCAAGGCCATCGACTCCGAGCCGGCCGACCGGTTCCGCCGCCTGGCCGACGGTGACTACCACGGCACCCGCGCGCTGCGCGAGGACATCCATCCGGGCCGCACCGACCTGGGCATCCACCTCAGCGAGGCGCTCGGATAG
- a CDS encoding TetR/AcrR family transcriptional regulator, giving the protein MSERSGTRRRMSKQERRTQLLEVARELIREAGTEEFTLGRLADRAGVTKPVVYDHFGDKSGALAELYREFEARRRETLAAALEEAADDLDAVAHAVAEAYIDCCAAEGRELSGVVAALEGSPTLSLLRQEADDAYLDVCGRALFPSSVPARSAGLRAIIGAGDALFRDVLADRITPTDACETLARVVAAVAASATPGSRPESPAPDRRSR; this is encoded by the coding sequence GTGAGTGAGCGATCGGGCACCAGGCGGCGAATGTCCAAGCAGGAACGCCGGACACAACTGCTCGAGGTGGCCAGGGAGCTGATCCGGGAGGCGGGCACCGAGGAATTCACCCTCGGACGGCTCGCCGACCGCGCCGGAGTGACCAAACCCGTGGTGTACGACCACTTCGGCGACAAGAGCGGAGCACTCGCCGAGCTGTACCGCGAGTTCGAGGCACGGCGGCGCGAAACCCTCGCGGCGGCACTGGAAGAGGCCGCCGATGACCTTGACGCCGTCGCGCATGCGGTCGCCGAGGCCTATATCGACTGCTGCGCCGCCGAAGGACGCGAACTGTCCGGGGTGGTGGCCGCATTGGAGGGGTCACCCACCTTGAGCCTGTTGCGCCAAGAGGCCGACGACGCGTACCTCGACGTGTGCGGCAGGGCGCTGTTCCCATCCTCCGTCCCGGCACGGTCGGCAGGCCTGCGCGCGATCATCGGCGCAGGCGACGCGCTGTTCCGCGACGTGCTCGCCGACCGCATCACCCCCACAGACGCCTGCGAGACGCTCGCCCGCGTGGTCGCAGCCGTGGCAGCATCCGCCACACCCGGGTCCCGCCCCGAATCCCCCGCCCCCGACAGGAGATCCAGATGA
- a CDS encoding GntR family transcriptional regulator, which translates to MTLAHTIRTALDVTLAGLQEGDPVPAERELAARFGVARETVRQALHELLVAGRIERRGRGTVVARPKLVHALSLQSYTEGAQTVGRTPGRMLVTREIIEASTELASGLDIATGAPVLHLERVLLADDQRIGLESTYLAAARFGRFEHDFDPATSLYAAIRATGVEFASATERIETALPTPREATLLECTTALPMLLLNRCSVDTDGVAIEVVRALYRGDRVAFETVLT; encoded by the coding sequence ATGACACTCGCGCACACCATCCGCACCGCGCTCGATGTCACCCTGGCCGGCCTGCAGGAGGGCGATCCGGTTCCCGCGGAGCGCGAACTCGCGGCGCGGTTCGGGGTGGCACGCGAGACCGTGCGCCAGGCTTTGCACGAACTGCTGGTCGCAGGCCGCATCGAACGCCGCGGCCGCGGCACCGTGGTGGCACGGCCCAAGCTGGTGCACGCACTGAGTCTGCAGTCCTACACCGAAGGCGCGCAGACCGTCGGCCGCACACCCGGCCGCATGCTGGTCACCCGCGAGATCATCGAGGCGTCAACCGAACTCGCGTCCGGTCTCGACATCGCGACGGGCGCGCCGGTACTGCACCTCGAGCGGGTCCTGCTCGCCGACGATCAGCGCATCGGACTGGAGAGCACCTATCTGGCCGCAGCGCGCTTCGGCCGGTTCGAGCACGACTTCGACCCGGCGACATCGCTGTACGCCGCCATCCGCGCCACCGGCGTCGAGTTCGCGTCGGCCACCGAGCGCATCGAGACCGCACTGCCCACGCCGCGGGAGGCCACCCTGCTGGAATGCACGACGGCGCTTCCGATGCTGTTGCTCAACCGGTGTTCGGTCGACACCGACGGCGTCGCGATCGAGGTGGTGCGGGCCCTGTACCGCGGTGACCGCGTGGCGTTCGAGACGGTACTGACCTGA
- a CDS encoding HD domain-containing protein, with product MHALNEVDRILRSLQGIWDEEAVDELEHALQAAARAQEDGADDELVLAAALHDVAHSPLLGGPHVPGHERIARDWLTERFGERVGWLAGAHVAAKRYLAATDREYRLSETSLTSLHHQGGPGVDADTVAHPWFPDAVRLRRYDDAAKDPRAQGLTVEQVLAIASRVAARVTGTDR from the coding sequence ATGCATGCTCTCAACGAAGTCGACCGGATACTCCGTTCACTGCAAGGGATTTGGGACGAGGAAGCCGTCGACGAACTCGAACACGCGCTGCAGGCCGCGGCCCGCGCGCAGGAGGACGGCGCCGACGACGAACTCGTCCTCGCCGCGGCGCTGCACGACGTCGCCCACAGCCCCCTGCTCGGCGGGCCCCATGTGCCCGGCCACGAGCGCATCGCCCGGGACTGGCTCACCGAGCGGTTCGGGGAGCGCGTCGGCTGGCTCGCGGGAGCGCATGTCGCGGCCAAGCGCTACCTCGCCGCGACGGATCGCGAGTACCGGTTGTCCGAGACGTCGCTGACCTCGCTGCACCACCAGGGCGGCCCCGGCGTCGACGCCGACACCGTCGCCCACCCCTGGTTTCCCGACGCAGTGCGTCTGCGCCGCTACGACGACGCCGCGAAAGATCCACGCGCACAGGGGCTGACGGTCGAGCAGGTGCTCGCCATCGCCTCACGCGTCGCCGCGAGGGTCACCGGGACCGACAGATGA
- a CDS encoding TIGR03364 family FAD-dependent oxidoreductase encodes MRVTIIGGGILGTAHAVEAVRRGHRVVHLEREAEARGATVRNFGLVWISGRSTAELDATLRSRELWEKLAVDVPGIGFRPAGSITLVRTPAELAVAQEAATRSDAGHRGFTLLEPDEVRELNPALRGRFLGGLHCALDAAVESRQALPAIREHLTASGRYEFVAGVEARGVENRTVRDDRGNRHESDIVLVCAGAAHGGLVRDLAGELPVRRVRLQMMQTEPLGERLTTAIADADSFRYYPGFAGPALNTLRDNQPQHRVADGQHMQLLCVQRLHGGLTIGDTHEYTEPFGFDVHEEPYTYLLDVVEEFLGRKLPPIRQRWAGVYSQCLDPEQLVCRTAPEDDIWVITGPGGRGMTLGPAIAEQTADMIGL; translated from the coding sequence ATGCGGGTGACAATCATCGGTGGCGGCATCCTCGGGACCGCGCATGCGGTCGAAGCCGTACGGCGCGGACATCGCGTCGTGCACCTCGAGCGGGAAGCCGAGGCGCGGGGCGCGACCGTGCGCAACTTCGGGCTCGTCTGGATCTCCGGACGGTCCACGGCCGAACTCGACGCGACCCTGCGCTCACGCGAACTGTGGGAGAAACTCGCCGTTGACGTTCCCGGGATCGGGTTCCGTCCCGCCGGATCCATCACGCTGGTGCGCACCCCGGCCGAGTTGGCCGTCGCACAGGAGGCGGCGACCCGGTCCGATGCGGGGCACCGCGGTTTCACGCTGCTCGAACCGGACGAGGTGCGCGAGCTCAACCCGGCGCTGCGCGGACGTTTCCTCGGCGGCCTGCACTGTGCGCTCGATGCGGCCGTGGAATCACGTCAGGCTCTGCCCGCGATCCGCGAACACCTCACTGCCAGTGGACGATACGAGTTCGTCGCGGGTGTCGAGGCCCGCGGTGTCGAGAACCGCACCGTTCGTGACGACCGCGGCAACCGCCACGAATCCGACATCGTCCTGGTGTGCGCCGGGGCCGCTCACGGCGGTCTGGTCCGCGACCTCGCCGGTGAACTGCCCGTGCGGCGCGTCCGGTTGCAGATGATGCAGACCGAACCGCTCGGTGAGCGGCTCACCACGGCCATCGCCGACGCCGACAGCTTCCGCTACTACCCGGGATTCGCCGGGCCCGCGCTGAACACGCTGCGCGACAATCAACCTCAGCATCGGGTCGCCGACGGGCAGCACATGCAACTGCTGTGCGTGCAACGCCTGCACGGCGGGCTGACGATCGGTGACACCCACGAGTACACCGAACCGTTCGGCTTCGACGTCCACGAGGAGCCTTACACCTACCTCCTCGACGTGGTCGAGGAGTTCCTGGGACGCAAGCTGCCGCCGATCCGGCAGCGCTGGGCCGGCGTCTACAGCCAGTGCCTGGACCCCGAACAGCTCGTGTGCCGCACCGCGCCCGAGGACGATATCTGGGTGATCACCGGCCCGGGTGGGCGCGGTATGACGCTGGGACCGGCCATCGCCGAGCAGACCGCCGACATGATCGGGCTGTAG
- a CDS encoding alpha/beta hydrolase codes for MTARRTEGPSLAARARWLLRAKPADHMLALSECAASLPVIGKHFEPLGSMTAMSIWGLRHLPDFVAASAKSRLAPGAAAMRREEREQTTAAAVAALRNVVPPAELAAEWPAPQNLPPLWNVLEHRRSVYRTSVRYGDDPAQLLDVWRPKELPAQPAPVLLFVPGGAWVHGSRVLQGYALMSHLAQQGWVCLSVDYRVSPHHRWPRHIHDVKAAIAWARANVDKFGGDRHFIAIAGCSAGGHLAALAGLTPNHPELQGDLPDGADTSVDAVVGIYGRYDWEDRSTVERERFVDFLERVVVKRSIERHPEIFRLASPIAQVHADAPPFLVVHGSADTVIPVAQARSFVDRLGAASRAPVSYLELPGAGHGFDMTDGARTGAMATAIGLFLKEIHRNRTRNTAKAVI; via the coding sequence ATGACGGCACGACGGACCGAAGGTCCCAGCCTGGCAGCGCGCGCCAGATGGTTGCTGCGCGCCAAACCCGCAGACCACATGCTGGCACTGAGTGAATGTGCGGCTTCGCTACCGGTGATCGGCAAGCATTTCGAACCGCTCGGCTCCATGACCGCCATGAGCATATGGGGACTGCGGCACCTCCCCGACTTCGTCGCCGCATCGGCGAAGAGCCGGCTGGCGCCCGGCGCGGCCGCGATGCGGCGTGAGGAACGCGAGCAGACCACGGCCGCGGCCGTCGCGGCACTGCGCAATGTCGTCCCACCCGCCGAGCTCGCGGCCGAATGGCCTGCGCCCCAGAACCTGCCCCCGCTGTGGAACGTGTTGGAGCACCGGCGCAGCGTCTACCGCACGTCGGTGCGGTACGGCGACGACCCGGCGCAGTTGCTCGACGTCTGGCGGCCCAAGGAACTGCCCGCGCAGCCGGCCCCGGTGCTGCTGTTCGTCCCCGGGGGCGCGTGGGTGCACGGCAGCCGGGTACTGCAGGGCTACGCGCTCATGTCGCACCTGGCGCAGCAGGGGTGGGTCTGCCTGTCGGTCGACTACCGGGTTTCCCCGCACCACCGCTGGCCCCGCCACATCCACGACGTCAAGGCCGCGATCGCGTGGGCACGCGCCAACGTCGACAAGTTCGGCGGCGACCGGCACTTCATCGCGATCGCGGGCTGCTCGGCGGGCGGACACCTGGCCGCGCTCGCGGGCCTCACGCCCAATCACCCCGAACTGCAGGGCGACCTCCCCGACGGCGCCGATACGTCGGTCGACGCGGTCGTGGGCATCTACGGGCGCTACGACTGGGAGGACCGTTCGACGGTCGAACGTGAGCGGTTCGTCGATTTCCTCGAGCGCGTCGTCGTCAAACGGTCCATCGAGCGGCATCCCGAGATCTTCCGCCTGGCTTCGCCGATCGCGCAGGTCCATGCCGACGCGCCGCCGTTTTTGGTCGTGCACGGCTCGGCCGACACCGTCATCCCCGTCGCGCAGGCACGCAGCTTCGTCGACCGTCTCGGTGCGGCATCGCGCGCTCCCGTCAGCTATCTTGAGCTGCCCGGGGCCGGACACGGCTTCGACATGACCGACGGCGCCAGAACCGGGGCCATGGCCACGGCGATTGGGCTCTTCCTCAAGGAGATTCACCGAAATCGAACGCGCAACACAGCAAAAGCGGTTATATAG
- a CDS encoding WS/DGAT/MGAT family O-acyltransferase, which yields MQRLSGWDAFLLYSETPNVHMHTLKIAIIDLEGIGDRTFGVEDFRKVLRGRLHKLDPFRFQLVDIPFKFHHPMWRENCDVDLEYHVRPWQVRAPGGRRELDEAIGEIAGTPLDRSRPLWEMYFVEGLAGGRIAVVNKIHHALADGIASANLLARGMDLREGPQRDRDSYVTDPEPSKGELVRTAFADHMRQIGRIPATIRYTAQGVARVRRSSRKLSPELTRPFTPPPSFINHMITSKRKFATATIALADAKETSKKLGITLNDLVLAMSSGALRTLQLRYDGRADHPLLASVPMSFDFSPDRIWGNRFSGVLVALPVDVADTGERVRRTREAANLAKESHQLIGPELVARWAAYMPPAPVEALFKRLSSKDGQNKVLNLNISNVPGPRERGKVGGATVTELYSVGPITAGSGLNITVWSYVDQLNISVISDDATVDDPHEVTDAMLDEFREIRRTAGLSEKLTVVETAMPQ from the coding sequence ATGCAACGGTTGAGCGGGTGGGACGCGTTCCTGCTGTACAGCGAGACCCCCAACGTGCACATGCACACGTTGAAGATCGCGATCATCGACCTCGAAGGCATCGGTGACCGCACGTTCGGTGTCGAGGATTTCCGCAAGGTGCTCCGCGGGCGGCTGCACAAGCTCGACCCGTTCCGGTTCCAGCTCGTCGACATTCCGTTCAAGTTCCACCACCCGATGTGGCGCGAGAACTGCGACGTCGACCTCGAATACCACGTGCGGCCCTGGCAGGTGCGCGCGCCGGGCGGGCGCCGCGAACTCGACGAGGCAATCGGGGAGATTGCCGGCACGCCGCTGGACCGCAGCAGGCCGCTGTGGGAGATGTACTTCGTGGAGGGCCTCGCGGGCGGCCGCATCGCGGTGGTCAACAAGATCCACCACGCACTGGCAGACGGTATCGCGTCGGCCAACCTGCTGGCCCGTGGCATGGATCTGCGGGAAGGCCCGCAACGCGACCGCGACTCCTATGTCACCGACCCCGAACCCTCCAAGGGTGAGCTCGTGCGGACCGCGTTCGCCGACCACATGCGCCAGATCGGGCGGATTCCCGCGACGATCCGTTACACCGCGCAGGGCGTGGCGCGCGTGCGCCGAAGCAGCCGCAAGCTCTCCCCGGAACTCACGCGTCCGTTCACGCCGCCGCCGAGCTTCATCAACCACATGATCACGTCGAAGCGCAAATTCGCGACAGCGACCATCGCGCTCGCCGATGCGAAGGAGACCAGCAAGAAGCTGGGGATCACGCTCAACGATCTGGTGCTGGCGATGTCCTCGGGTGCGTTGCGCACGCTGCAGCTCCGCTACGACGGCCGCGCCGATCACCCGCTGCTGGCGTCGGTGCCGATGAGCTTCGATTTCTCACCGGATCGTATCTGGGGCAACAGGTTCAGCGGTGTGCTGGTGGCCCTGCCCGTCGACGTCGCCGACACCGGCGAACGGGTGCGCCGCACGCGCGAGGCCGCGAACCTCGCCAAGGAGAGCCATCAGCTCATCGGCCCCGAACTCGTCGCGCGCTGGGCCGCGTACATGCCGCCCGCGCCGGTCGAGGCGTTGTTCAAGCGCCTGTCCAGCAAGGACGGGCAGAACAAGGTGCTCAACCTCAACATCTCGAACGTCCCGGGCCCCCGTGAACGCGGCAAGGTGGGCGGCGCGACGGTGACCGAGCTGTACTCGGTGGGGCCGATCACCGCGGGCAGCGGTTTGAACATCACGGTGTGGAGTTACGTCGATCAGCTCAACATCTCGGTGATCTCCGACGACGCCACCGTAGACGATCCGCACGAGGTGACCGACGCCATGCTTGACGAGTTCCGCGAGATCCGCAGGACCGCAGGGCTTTCCGAGAAGCTGACCGTGGTCGAGACCGCGATGCCGCAGTAG